Proteins from one Cryptomeria japonica chromosome 4, Sugi_1.0, whole genome shotgun sequence genomic window:
- the LOC131071728 gene encoding probable disease resistance protein At1g61300 — translation MDFISGRVKEIISSRLQAIVKEIKHLTSVSNDAERLRHEIDCVKGIVNHINSGLSWKGRQPLAVVRQWVSTQEQIVNSAEEVFLQYEENKNRRLCCCCPHCFLVKRSSRKIRNALAELNELLKMKDSDFPKNGDLGEPQETLQQPMRNELVGAFVHEKLSELETWMLEDGFVRVIGVYGMPGVGKTSLLKQIINNKRVLNFFKLVIWVTVSREGDISALQRRIFERIELPWRSNLSIDEAAAVLHSVFKDRRLLVILDDVRRIIDVSNLGISASENTTKVVLISRDKEVCKSMKADRMIAMKHLTVEEGWELFCKGAFVAGEDHNIDSEIEQLARGVVKESKGHPLAIKMLARTMPLLHSSALSDWECVLKELKAIDPQFYRIDEEILMELFKPLKHSYDALETDELRLCFLCMAAYGEDEEIDADQLIQLWLAEGLVKSRFEGRYVVLKILVDRCLVDVEVKEENGIDSWKVKIHDLLRDMVVHIAEIDQNSLFLAGQSLTWFPFSALENVQWVRISLMHNRIRSLPDEIYCRNLVTLLLNSTTIDEVPERFLEYLYMLKVLDLSNTPIKFLPMSIRHLYDLIYLQLSNTQIRVLHDRTFELSRVQFLDLSFSPLICIQSMIKKMKCLRILKLAHCYDLEFLSPDISQLTGLEELDMWKTLFAFSCEFETGQEIKKASLQDVCKLHRLKRLRLTLKSPIEERTVGNLVELQELWLLWMPQVRQTHLPTDMRAMHNLERLHLYDCHIEGTPDLFSELQNLNYLKLKSSQLLLTLSGLGLSRLSNLKEIEIEECLLLTELGEEFGRKGCFPVLRRLKLWMLPSLESLPSSVEEGALPKLQTLAIFRCMKVKVLPSGLDNLKSLEQIRGDKEWWNEISSEDEEMKNPNLHAKYVEILEIHDNYHV, via the coding sequence ATGGATTTTATTAgtggaagagtgaaagagattatAAGCAGTCGCTTGCAGGCAATTGTGAAAGAGATTAAGCACCTAACTAGTGTATCCAACGATGCCGAGCGCCTCCGCCATGAGATAGATTGTGTGAAGGGAATAGTCAATCATATTAACAGTGGGCTAAGCTGGAAAGGTCGACAGCCTTTGGCAGTGGTGAGGCAATGGGTGAGCACACAAGAGCAAATCGTCAATTCTGCTGAAGAGGTTTTTCTCCAGTACGAAGAAAACAAGAACCGTCGCTTGTGTTGTTGCTGCCCTCACTGTTTCCTTGTGAAAAGATCCAGTCGAAAGATCCGTAATGCTCTAGCGGAATTAAATGAGCTTCTCAAGATGAAAGATTCAGATTTTCCTAAGAATGGAGACCTTGGAGAGCCTCAGGAGACGCTGCAGCAGCCCATGCGGAACGAGCTGGTTGGCGCATTTGTTCACGAGAAGCTGTCGGAGCTCGAGACGTGGATGCTAGAAGATGGCTTTGTTCGTGTAATTGGGGTCTATGGAATGCCCGGCGTGGGAAAGACGTCCCTGCTCAAACAAATCATCAACAATAAAAGGGTACTCAATTTCTTTAAGCTTGTGATTTGGGTTACTGTGTCAAGAGAAGGCGATATCTCTGCTCTCCAGAGGCGTATTTTTGAGAGGATTGAGTTGCCTTGGCGATCCAATTTGAGCATTGACGAGGCCGCAGCGGTGTTGCATTCGGTTTTCAAGGACAGGCGACTGCTTGTCATTTTGGACGATGTGCGGAGAATCATAGATGTTTCCAATTTGGGAATTTCTGCTTCTGAGAATACAACAAAAGTTGTACTAATTTCCAGGGATAAAGAGGTGTGCAAGAGCATGAAAGCTGACAGAATGATTGCAATGAAGCATCTGACAGTGGAAGAAGGTTGGGAGCTTTTCTGCAAAGGAGCCTTTGTAGCTGGCGAGGATCATAATATTGATAGCGAGATAGAGCAGTTGGCCAGAGGCGTTGTAAAGGAAAGTAAAGGGCATCCCCTGGCCATTAAAATGCTTGCTCGCACAATGCCACTGCTTCACAGCAGTGCGCTGTCGGATTGGGAATGCGTTCTGAAAGAGCTAAAGGCGATTGATCCCCAGTTTTATCGCATTGATGAAGAAATTCTGATGGAATTATTCAAGCCGCTGAAGCACAGCTACGATGCTCTAGAGACAGATGAGCTCAGGCTTTGTTTCCTGTGCATGGCAGCTTATGGAGAAGACGAAGAAATCGATGCGGATCAATTGATACAATTGTGGCTGGCAGAGGGCCTCGTGAAAAGCAGATTTGAAGGGCGCTACGTTGTTCTCAAGATCTTGGTGGACCGATGTTTGGTCGACGTCGAGGTTAAAGAGGAAAACGGCATTGATAGTTGGAAAGTGAAAATCCATGATTTGCTCAGAGATATGGTGGTACACATCGCTGAGATCGACCAGAATAGCTTGTTCCTTGCAGGTCAGAGTTTAACATGGTTTCCATTCTCAGCACTTGAAAATGTACAATGGGTGAGGATATCACTGATGCACAACCGTATCAGATCTCTGCCTGACGAAATTTATTGCAGGAACCTGGTAACTCTGTTGTTGAACTCGACTACGATTGACGAGGTTCCGGAGCGCTTTCTGGAGTATCTGTATATGTTAAAGGTACTTGATCTCAGCAACACGCCCATCAAATTCTTGCCAATGTCCATCCGACATTTGTACGATCTCATCTATCTCCAGCTTTCCAATACCCAGATCAGGGTACTCCATGATCGAACATTTGAGCTGAGTAGAGTGCAGTTTTTAGATCTTTCTTTCTCCCCTCTCATCTGTATTCAATCCATGATAAAGAAGATGAAATGTCTCCGAATTCTCAAGTTAGCCCACTGCTATGATTTGGAGTTTCTTTCACCCGACATATCACAGCTCACTGGTTTGGAAGAGCTTGACATGTGGAAGACGTTGTTTGCATTTTCATGTGAGTTCGAAACAGGTCAAGAAATAAAAAAGGCTTCTTTGCAAGATGTATGCAAACTCCATCGTCTGAAGCGTCTGCGTCTAACCCTAAAATCCCCAATTGAGGAAAGAACAGTGGGGAATCTAGTGGAGCTTCAAGAACTTTGGCTACTTTGGATGCCCCAAGTCCGTCAAACACACTTACCCACTGACATGCGGGCCATGCACAACTTGGAGAGGCTCCACCTGTATGACTGTCACATTGAGGGAACCCCTGATTTATTCTCAGAATTACAAAATCTCAACTACTTAAAGCTTAAATCTTCTCAATTACTGCTCACTCTTTCCGGATTAGGGCTGAGCagattatcaaatttgaaggaaaTAGAGATTGAGGAATGCCTTCTGCTCACGGAGTTGGGAGAAGAATTTGGTAGGAAAGGCTGTTTTCCAGTGCTGCGGAGGCTCAAACTGTGGATGTTACCTTCTCTGGAGAGTTTGCCTAGCTCTGTCGAAGAGGGGGCTCTCCCCAAGTTGCAGACTCTGGCTATATTCCGTTGCATGAAAGTTAAAGTACTGCCATCGGGTCTTGATAATCTCAAGTCTCTGGAACAGATCAGAGGAGATAAGGAATGGTGGAATGAAATTAGCTCGGAAGATGAAGAGATGAAGAACCCTAATCTTCATGCTAAGTACGTTGAAATCCTGGAAATCCATGATAATTATCATGTTTAA